One window of Quercus robur chromosome 12, dhQueRobu3.1, whole genome shotgun sequence genomic DNA carries:
- the LOC126710203 gene encoding meiotic recombination protein SPO11-2 isoform X3 has protein sequence MEDLCNSSMRFFSDQHLCFADIIPPSEVRARIEVAVLNFLRILTSPAPAISDLPLILVQEKRVTQRELFYKLLCDSPDYFTSQLQVNRTIQDVVALLRCSRFSLGIMASSRGLVAGRLLLQEPNEEVVDCSACGSSGHAISGDLNLLEKLILKTDARYIIVVEKHAIFQRLAEDRIFNQIPSILITAKGYPDIATRFLLHRLSRAFPDLPILALVDWNPAGLAILCTFKFGSIGMGLEAYRYACNVKWLGLRGNDLQLIPEQSMVPLKQRDLQIATSLMSSEFLQENYREELAVMVQLGQRVEIEALYFHGYGYLGKYIAKKIVQANYI, from the exons ATGGAAGATCTATGTAATTCCTCGATGAGGTTCTTCTCCGATCAACACCTCTGCTTCGCCGATATCATCCCTCCTTCTGAG GTCCGAGCGAGAATCGAAGTTGCGGTGCTCAATTTCCTCAGGATCTTGACCTCTCCGGCTCCTGCAATCTCCGATCTTCCTCTG ATTCTGGTGCAAGAAAAGCGGGTCACGCAGAGGGAGCTCTTCTACAAGCTGCTTTGTGATTCTCCAGACTATTTTACTTCTCAGTTGCAGGTTAACAGGACAATCCAAG ATGTAGTAGCATTGCTTCGATGTAGCCGATTCAGTCTTGGAATCATGGCATCTAGCAGAGGACTTGTTGCAGGGCGCCTGTTACTGCAG GAGCCAAACGAAGAGGTTGTGGATTGTTCTGCTTGTGGATCATCTGGGCATGCTATTTCTGGTGATCTGAATTTGTTAGAGAAGTTGATTTTAAAGACAGATGCACGGTACATTATTGTAGTGGAAAAG CATGCAATATTCCAGCGGCTAGCAGAGGATCGCATATTCAACCAAATTCCAAGCATTCTAATCACCGCAAAAGGGTACCCAGATATTGCCACAAG GTTTCTTCTTCACCGATTAAGCCGGGCTTTTCCAGACTTGCCTATTTTAGCACTGGTTGACTG GAATCCAGCTGGATTGGCTATACTCTGCACCTTCAAGTTTGGAAGTATAGGGATGGGACTGGAGGCATACAGATATG CTTGCAATGTGAAATGGTTGGGACTTCGAGGAAATGATCTACAACTCATACCTGAACAATCTATGGTTCCACTGAAACAGCGGGACTTGCAAATTGCTACAAGCTTGATGTCCTCAGAATTCTTGCAG GAGAACTACAGAGAAGAACTAGCAGTAATGGTTCAGCTTGGTCAGAGAGTAGAAATCGAGGCTCTGTACTTCCACGGATATGGTTATTTGGGAAAGTATATAGCAAAGAAAATTGTACAAGCCAATTACATCTAA
- the LOC126710203 gene encoding meiotic recombination protein SPO11-2 isoform X2: MEDLCNSSMRFFSDQHLCFADIIPPSEVRARIEVAVLNFLRILTSPAPAISDLPLINRKSSNRRVSQGLLTEVSWIFLSHSFCTRSLMRANAAKAFIRVWKVMEMCFQILVQEKRVTQRELFYKLLCDSPDYFTSQLQVNRTIQDVVALLRCSRFSLGIMASSRGLVAGRLLLQEPNEEVVDCSACGSSGHAISGDLNLLEKLILKTDARYIIVVEKRLAEDRIFNQIPSILITAKGYPDIATRFLLHRLSRAFPDLPILALVDWNPAGLAILCTFKFGSIGMGLEAYRYACNVKWLGLRGNDLQLIPEQSMVPLKQRDLQIATSLMSSEFLQENYREELAVMVQLGQRVEIEALYFHGYGYLGKYIAKKIVQANYI; this comes from the exons ATGGAAGATCTATGTAATTCCTCGATGAGGTTCTTCTCCGATCAACACCTCTGCTTCGCCGATATCATCCCTCCTTCTGAG GTCCGAGCGAGAATCGAAGTTGCGGTGCTCAATTTCCTCAGGATCTTGACCTCTCCGGCTCCTGCAATCTCCGATCTTCCTCTG ATCAATAGGAAGTCAAGCAATAGGCGAGTGAGTCAAGGACTGTTAACTGAAGTTTCATggatttttctctctcactccttTTGCACAAGGTCTTTGATGCGAGCCAATGCTGCTAAAGCCTTCATTCGAG TGTGGAAGGTGATGGAGATGTGCTTTCAGATTCTGGTGCAAGAAAAGCGGGTCACGCAGAGGGAGCTCTTCTACAAGCTGCTTTGTGATTCTCCAGACTATTTTACTTCTCAGTTGCAGGTTAACAGGACAATCCAAG ATGTAGTAGCATTGCTTCGATGTAGCCGATTCAGTCTTGGAATCATGGCATCTAGCAGAGGACTTGTTGCAGGGCGCCTGTTACTGCAG GAGCCAAACGAAGAGGTTGTGGATTGTTCTGCTTGTGGATCATCTGGGCATGCTATTTCTGGTGATCTGAATTTGTTAGAGAAGTTGATTTTAAAGACAGATGCACGGTACATTATTGTAGTGGAAAAG CGGCTAGCAGAGGATCGCATATTCAACCAAATTCCAAGCATTCTAATCACCGCAAAAGGGTACCCAGATATTGCCACAAG GTTTCTTCTTCACCGATTAAGCCGGGCTTTTCCAGACTTGCCTATTTTAGCACTGGTTGACTG GAATCCAGCTGGATTGGCTATACTCTGCACCTTCAAGTTTGGAAGTATAGGGATGGGACTGGAGGCATACAGATATG CTTGCAATGTGAAATGGTTGGGACTTCGAGGAAATGATCTACAACTCATACCTGAACAATCTATGGTTCCACTGAAACAGCGGGACTTGCAAATTGCTACAAGCTTGATGTCCTCAGAATTCTTGCAG GAGAACTACAGAGAAGAACTAGCAGTAATGGTTCAGCTTGGTCAGAGAGTAGAAATCGAGGCTCTGTACTTCCACGGATATGGTTATTTGGGAAAGTATATAGCAAAGAAAATTGTACAAGCCAATTACATCTAA
- the LOC126710203 gene encoding meiotic recombination protein SPO11-2 isoform X1: protein MEDLCNSSMRFFSDQHLCFADIIPPSEVRARIEVAVLNFLRILTSPAPAISDLPLINRKSSNRRVSQGLLTEVSWIFLSHSFCTRSLMRANAAKAFIRVWKVMEMCFQILVQEKRVTQRELFYKLLCDSPDYFTSQLQVNRTIQDVVALLRCSRFSLGIMASSRGLVAGRLLLQEPNEEVVDCSACGSSGHAISGDLNLLEKLILKTDARYIIVVEKHAIFQRLAEDRIFNQIPSILITAKGYPDIATRFLLHRLSRAFPDLPILALVDWNPAGLAILCTFKFGSIGMGLEAYRYACNVKWLGLRGNDLQLIPEQSMVPLKQRDLQIATSLMSSEFLQENYREELAVMVQLGQRVEIEALYFHGYGYLGKYIAKKIVQANYI from the exons ATGGAAGATCTATGTAATTCCTCGATGAGGTTCTTCTCCGATCAACACCTCTGCTTCGCCGATATCATCCCTCCTTCTGAG GTCCGAGCGAGAATCGAAGTTGCGGTGCTCAATTTCCTCAGGATCTTGACCTCTCCGGCTCCTGCAATCTCCGATCTTCCTCTG ATCAATAGGAAGTCAAGCAATAGGCGAGTGAGTCAAGGACTGTTAACTGAAGTTTCATggatttttctctctcactccttTTGCACAAGGTCTTTGATGCGAGCCAATGCTGCTAAAGCCTTCATTCGAG TGTGGAAGGTGATGGAGATGTGCTTTCAGATTCTGGTGCAAGAAAAGCGGGTCACGCAGAGGGAGCTCTTCTACAAGCTGCTTTGTGATTCTCCAGACTATTTTACTTCTCAGTTGCAGGTTAACAGGACAATCCAAG ATGTAGTAGCATTGCTTCGATGTAGCCGATTCAGTCTTGGAATCATGGCATCTAGCAGAGGACTTGTTGCAGGGCGCCTGTTACTGCAG GAGCCAAACGAAGAGGTTGTGGATTGTTCTGCTTGTGGATCATCTGGGCATGCTATTTCTGGTGATCTGAATTTGTTAGAGAAGTTGATTTTAAAGACAGATGCACGGTACATTATTGTAGTGGAAAAG CATGCAATATTCCAGCGGCTAGCAGAGGATCGCATATTCAACCAAATTCCAAGCATTCTAATCACCGCAAAAGGGTACCCAGATATTGCCACAAG GTTTCTTCTTCACCGATTAAGCCGGGCTTTTCCAGACTTGCCTATTTTAGCACTGGTTGACTG GAATCCAGCTGGATTGGCTATACTCTGCACCTTCAAGTTTGGAAGTATAGGGATGGGACTGGAGGCATACAGATATG CTTGCAATGTGAAATGGTTGGGACTTCGAGGAAATGATCTACAACTCATACCTGAACAATCTATGGTTCCACTGAAACAGCGGGACTTGCAAATTGCTACAAGCTTGATGTCCTCAGAATTCTTGCAG GAGAACTACAGAGAAGAACTAGCAGTAATGGTTCAGCTTGGTCAGAGAGTAGAAATCGAGGCTCTGTACTTCCACGGATATGGTTATTTGGGAAAGTATATAGCAAAGAAAATTGTACAAGCCAATTACATCTAA